A stretch of DNA from Halobacteriovorax vibrionivorans:
AGCAAGAAATGGTAAAACAGTTGAAATTCTAAATACAGATGCTGAAGGACGTTTAGTTATGGCAGACTGTCTAGACTATGCATGTGACCTTAAGCCAGATGCACTAATTGATGCTGCAACTCTTACTGGAGCATGCCTAATCGCTCTAGGAACTGAAGTTTGTGGGCTTATGTCAAATGATGAAAAACTAGCAAGTAACCTACTAAAAGCTTCAAAGTCTGCGGATGAGTATATGTGGCAGCTACCAATCATTCCTGAGTGGGAAAAAGATATGAAAGGAACAATTTCAGATCTTAAAAATATTGGTGGATCACGTTGGGGTGGAACTGCAAAAGCAGCAGCTTTCCTTCAAGAGTTCATTAAGAACGATGTAGCTTGGGCACACCTTGATATCGCAGGTGTTGGTGATTCTCAATCCCACCTACCATACTGTCCATCTAAAGGTGCATCTGGTGTAATCGTAAGATCACTAGTTGAGTTCTTAAAGCAAAACTAAGAAGTGAGTAAAGACGCAATTTTTAATATTGTTCTATATGCGCCTGATATTCCTGGAAACACTGGGAGTATTGGGCGCACTTGTATTGCCCTTGGTGCAAGACTTGTTCTCATCAAGCCTTATGGGTTTGAACTAACAGAAAAAGCAGTAAGACGAGCAGGGCTTGATTATTGGAAATATGTTGAAGTTGCAGAATATGAAAACTGGGATGAGTTCTACGAGAGTGAATCTCCTAAAGATGAAGAGCTCTTCTTTTACACAAAAACTGCAAAAGAAAATCATTTCTATAATCGTGGTTATTCTAAAGGCTGCTACTTAGTTTTTGGTTCTGAAACAAAGGGCCTTCCAGAACATATCTTTAATAGCTTCCCTAATCGCTTATTTTGTCTTCCGATGTTTTCAGAACATGTGAGATCTCTAAACCTCTCAAACGTTGCTACGGCCGTAGCCTACGAGGCCCTAAGAGTTATTTCCTACTAAAAAGAAAATCCCGCATCAACAACAAACTTAAATAAGTCAATTTCATTTGATGTACCAGAGATATTAATATCTCCGCTAATTAACTTTTCAAACCCTAAAGTAATATCAAGTCCTTCTTCACGATAACCAAAGTCTAAGTTTACAAAGCTATTAGTCACTTCAGAATCATTCAATTCTGTCTTATTCAGTTGAAGTTCTTCTTACTTCCAATATCTGAATCATTTTCTGAGTTTCGATA
This window harbors:
- a CDS encoding tRNA (cytidine(34)-2'-O)-methyltransferase, with amino-acid sequence MSKDAIFNIVLYAPDIPGNTGSIGRTCIALGARLVLIKPYGFELTEKAVRRAGLDYWKYVEVAEYENWDEFYESESPKDEELFFYTKTAKENHFYNRGYSKGCYLVFGSETKGLPEHIFNSFPNRLFCLPMFSEHVRSLNLSNVATAVAYEALRVISY